In the Brassica napus cultivar Da-Ae chromosome A7, Da-Ae, whole genome shotgun sequence genome, one interval contains:
- the LOC106352659 gene encoding thylakoid membrane protein slr0575-like, translated as MGSISAASGTTVLPYHLRRQNNRRSGLYDHRHENLPVVSSSQTKQQRWLHVPETKLKRETLRLGFLARAADSTSSSPPVVASGDKTLIPDDEFTLAKISFGVIGLGLGVSLLSYGFGAYFNILPGSEWSAIMLTYGFPLAIIGMALKYAELKPVPCLSYADAVKLRESSATPILTQVRNDVTRYRYGDEQHLEEALKRIFQYGLGGGIPRRSAPILTMIKEEVLTDGRYCLVLVFEAKALKLSDFEQRQAKFTSFFGPNITAEVGKGESENLYEVRLISNVSASSATP; from the exons atgggatcTATATCGGCAGCTTCGGGAACCACCGTCTTACCCTACCATCTCCGTCGTCAAAACAACCGGCGATCAGGTCTCTACGACCATCGCCATGAGAATCTACCCGTGGTTTCGTCTTCACAAACGAAACAGCAGAGATGGCTCCACGTCCCGGAGACGAAGCTGAAACGAGAGACTCTGAGGCTCGGTTTCTTGGCAAGAGCTGCTGACTCCACGAGCTCCTCTCCTCCCGTGGTGGCTTCCGGTGATAAAACTTTGATCCCTGATGATGAATTCACCCTAGCCAAG ATTTCATTTGGTGTTATTGGGCTAGGTCTCGGGGTCTCGCTCCTCTC TTACGGTTTCGGGGCATACTTTAACATCCTTCCTGGATCTGAGTGGTCTGCTATTATGCTTACTTATGGATTTCCTCTTGCTATTATCGGTATGGCACTCAAG TACGCAGAACTCAAACCAGTTCCTTGCTTGAGTTATGCAGATGCGGTGAAGCTTAGGGAGAGCTCTGCTACTCCTATTTTAACCCAG GTGAGAAATGATGTGACGAGATACCGTTATGGAGATGAACAACATTTGGAAGAAGCACTGAAACGGATCTTTCAGTATGGACTG GGCGGAGGAATCCCAAGACGTAGTGCACCTATCTTAACCATGATAAAGGAAGAG GTCCTCACCGATGGTCGTTACTGCCTGGTCCTTGTATTTGAGGCCAAAGCTCTCAAGTTGTCAGATTTCGAACAAAGACAG gcGAAATTCACTTCGTTCTTTGGACCAAACATCACTGCAGAAGTTG gtaAAGGAGAAAGTGAGAATCTGTATGAAGTAAGACTGATTTCTAACGTCTCTGCATCTTCTGCGACCCCTTGA
- the LOC106356645 gene encoding putative invertase inhibitor, whose protein sequence is MDLSHLLFFSFLLLLVFQVKSTDDMIEETCKTCASKSTIFDYNFCMSSLNNSPISPPPLLPTDLSFLALTPMLQALDNATATASTIQQLMSEGGGFEDDVYGRACLRDCLELYEDAAGRLEEAVRVFVARGEIETVKMMVTAAMEAATTCETGFMERDGGDGGGGAMTWTSPIGGGNYKLFELGEIALCIINMISPVTSMSL, encoded by the coding sequence atggatctctctcatctcttgttcttctcctTCTTACTTCTCCTTGTCTTCCAAGTAAAGTCAACGGATGATATGATCgaagaaacctgcaaaacaTGTGCATCCAAATCTACGATCTTCGATTACAACTTCTGCATGTCCTCTCTTAACAACTCTCCAATATCTCCTCCTCCACTTCTTCCGACCGATCTTTCTTTTCTTGCCCTAACTCCAATGCTCCAAGCTCTCGACAACGCGACCGCAACAGCTTCCACTATTCAACAACTAATGAGTGAGGGAGGAGGATTCGAAGACGACGTTTACGGCCGTGCTTGCCTTCGTGACTGCCTCGAGCTTTACGAAGACGCGGCGGGGAGACTGGAAGAAGCCGTGAGGGTTTTTGTTGCGAGGGGAGAGATAGAGACTGTAAAGATGATGGTCACCGCCGCCATGGAAGCCGCCACGACGTGCGAGACTGGTTTTATGGAGAGAGACGGCGGGGACGGTGGGGGTGGTGCGATGACGTGGACGTCTCCGATTGGCGGTGGGAATTATAAGTTGTTTGAGTTGGGTGAGATTGCTCTTTGTATCATCAACATGATCTCTCCTGTGACATCCATGTCTTTGTGA
- the LOC106352658 gene encoding zinc finger CCHC domain-containing protein 8, whose amino-acid sequence MEAESMGRDLDLVEENLITVGGEISAEQVVAVDEKLCIHKETALDVSSDLGVTRPQSVSDQQQPTVHVTFKHLTRASKQKLESLLQQWSEWEAEYTSLAQDQEQPLESGEETFFPALRFGLKKTSSVSFWIDNQTGPKPLEEFVLVESSTTPLYDRKFSLGSNSAGGPISLQGGVEIIDDDPPRCFNCSGYSHSLRECPKPFDRAAVNSARKLQKSKRNQNAGSRLPSRYYQKAQSGKYDGLKPGTLDAETRQLLNLGELDPPPWLNRMREIGYPPGYLAPEDDHMSGITIFGDEMEETREEIESEDGEILEKTNPPEPQMKMTVEFPGINAPLPENADEWLWDAAAAPSHRSSRSNNNRWQQRTSRGHDYRDDDQLGFEPSSYPPRYGSRSDYGYGSKDRRSRSRSPIMERSLTERSKRDYYSSRDSDFMDRDRNKDRNRGWDRDRDWDRDDRNRDRGDRDRDRDWDRDRDDRDWSYRLSSRR is encoded by the exons ATGGAAGCTGAGAGCATGGGAAGAGATTTAGATCTAGTGGAAGAGAATTTGATAACTGTGGGTGGCGAAATATCAGCAGAGCAGGTTGTGGCGGTAGATGAGAAACTGTGCATCCACAAGGAGACCGCTTTGGATGTTagtt CTGATTTGGGTGTTACAAGACCCCAATCAGTGTCTGACCAACAGCAACCTACTGTCCATGTTACTTTTAAGCACTTAACCAG AGCTAGTAAGCAGAAGCTGGAAAGTTTATTACAGCAATGGTCAGAATGGGAGGCGGAATATACTTCACTGGCTCAG GATCAAGAACAGCCATTAGAATCTGGCGAGGAGACGTTTTTCCCCGCCTTACGCTTTGGATTGAAGAAGACGTCGTCTGTG TCATTCTGGATCGACAATCAAACTGGTCCTAAGCCGTTGGAAGAGTTTGTCCTAGTGGAAAGTAGCACCACTCCTCTATATGACCGTAAATTTTCACTTGGTTCGAATTCAGCGGGTGGACCAATCAGCTTGCAAGG GGGAGTGGAGATTATTGATGATGATCCTCCACGTTGTTTCAATTGTAGCGGCTATAGTCATTCCTTGAGAGAATGTCCAAAGCCTTTTGACCGAGCAGCAGTTAATAGTGCCCGGAAGCTTCAGAAATCCAAACGAAATCAGAACGCTGGGTCTCGTCTACCATCGCGATATTATCAAAAAGCTCAAAGTGGAAAGTACGATGGCTTGAAACCAGGCACGCTTGATGCAGAGACACGCCAGCTTCTGAATCTTGGG GAACTAGACCCACCTCCATGGCTTAACAGAATGCGAGAGATTGGCTACCCTCCGGGATACTTAG CTCCAGAAGATGATCATATGTCTGGAATCACTATATTTGGAGATGAGATGGAGGAGACTCGAGAGGAAATAGAGAGTGAAGATGGCGAAATCTTGGAAAAAACCAACCCTCCTGAGCCACAAATGAAGATGACTGTCGAGTTCCCTGGGATTAACGCTCCATTGCCAGAAAACGCAGATGAGTGGCTTTGGGACGCAGCTGCTGCACCTTCGCATAGGAGCAGCAGAAGTAACAACAACCGATGGCAGCAGAGAACAAGCAGAGGACATGATTACAGAGACGATGATCAGCTCGGTTTTGAACCGTCTAGTTATCCTCCAAGGTATGGTAGTAGAAGTGATTACGGGTATGGCTCAAAAGATCGTAGGTCTAGATCAAGAAGCCCAATCATGGAAAGATCGCTAACCGAGAGAAGTAAGAGGGATTATTATTCTTCTCGTGATTCTGATTTCATGGACAGAGATAGAAACAAAGATAGGAACAGAGGATGGGACAGGGATAGAGACTGGGACAGAGACGATAGGAACAGAGACAGAGGAGATAGGGATAGGGATAGAGACTGGGACAGGGATAGGGACGATCGTGATTGGTCTTATAGATTAAGCAGCAGAAGATGA